The region GTAGTCGTCACGGTTATCCAGCATGTACACAAGAAGTGTACGCAGAGGAGCCATACCGATACCACCACCAATAAAAGTAACGTCCTGACCTTTCATTTCTTCAGTCGGGAATGCGTTACCAAGTGGAGCACGAACGCCTACGGAGTCACCAGCTTTCAACTGATGAATACGTGAAGTTACTTCACCTACGAGCATTACGGAGAACTGAAGGTAGTCCATGCGAGTTGGAGAAGAGTTGATTACGAAGGTGGATTCACCGCTACCGAAAACAGAAAGCTGACCAACCTGTCCCGGTTCGAAGGTGAATTTTTTCATAACATTTTCATCATCAAAACGTACACGGAACGTTTTAATGTTGGATGTCTCTTCTACAACTTCCAAAACAGTAGCCATATCCGGCAGAATTGGATTAGCCTTCATTACTTAGACTCCTTCTCGGCGCCGCGAGTCTGTGCTGCTTTAACAATAGCGCGAATATCCACAGAAGCAGGACAGCTTTTAATGCAACGACCACAACCGCAACATCCAATATGCTTATCGTATGTATTAGGAATGTATGCGAACTTATGATTCACACGGTTTTTAAGGCGGTTAGCTTTGATAGAACGTGGGTTATGCCCGCTACCTTCCAATGTGTACTGGAAGCTCATGCAGGTATCCCATGAACGTACGCGTTTGCCTGTTGTACCGGTTGGTTCATCAGTGATGTTGAAACAGTAACAGGTAGGACAAAGGTATGTACAAGCACCACAGCTGATACAACCGGCAGCCTGCTCTTCCCAGAACTCAGCGTCATCAAACGCAGCAAGAAGCTTCTCAGGTGCGTCGGAGAAGTCATGTGCTTCGCCAAGTAATTCACGAGTAGCTTTTTTAACTGCTTCTGCTTCAGCACATTTGTCACCACCGTCAGCAAAGAAGGATGCTTCAAGCATCTTTGCGCCACGGTCGTTCACAGCTTCAGCAGTGTAGCCGCCCTGTACAGGAGTAAGCAGAACGTCAGAACAGTCTGTGTCTGCCGGACCGCTACCAACTTCATGACAGAAGCAAGTAGATTCAACTTTAGTACATGCAATAGTAACGTGCAGTGTGTTTTCACGACGTGTTGCGTAGTAAGGATCACGAATGCGATCATTATCGAACACTCTGTCAAACACACTCATACCGCGAGTACCACATGGACGCGCACCGAAAACTACTGCACGCTCGCGCGGCAGAGTTTCTTTAATGCGAACAGAGGTACCATCCTGATTTTCAGGATCTTTGTCGTATTTATAGGTAAGCAGAGTTTCTGTTTGCGGGAACACTGCTTCTTTCGATGAGCGAACAGGCATACGGTCAAGAACCGGCTTACGCCCTTCTGCAAACGGACGGAAGGTTACGGAACCGCCGTCCTCCACCGGAACAAACACTACGTGATCTTTTGCAAGAGCTTCGATCCACTTAGTGGTGTCTTCGTTTGAGATAAATTTGCAAGCCATGACTAGTGCCGCTCCTCGATAGTTGGTTCTTCCACTTTAAACTGCATAAGCGGAGGAGTATCTTCTGCGTTGGTTCCTGCATTGTATGCGAAAACATCGCGAACAATACCGGCCATTTTGCGTCGTAACAGCATAATTGGAATATCCATTGGACATGCACGTTCACATTCACCGCACTCTACGCAACGACCAGTAAGGTGCATTACGTGAATCATCTGGAACATGAGGTTGTTCTGCACGTCAACGTCTTCGCTCAGCCATTTAGGCTCACGGGAGTTCGCAAGACAATGGTCTTTACATACGCACATTGGACATGCGTTACGGCATGCATAACAACGGATGCAACGGCGCATCTGATCCTGCCAGAAAGCAAAACGCTCTTCCAAAGAAAGCTTTTCAAATTCTTCGAGAGCCTTATCCTGCTCAGATTCTGGCTGCTTATCAGATTTTTCACCAGCAAAGTGAGTACACTGCAAGGTGTTCGGGTAAGAACATGTTAAACACTTGTCCGCACATACTTCTACGAACGGTACAGTTTCTTTCTTACCTTCAACTACGAGGCTTACAGTTGAACCATCATTTTCAATAGACTCGATAAAGCCGATGTTGCCAAAACGAGCCTGAAGTTTTGCATGGTTCAAAACACCACTACAGCCAAAACCGAAGATGGTGAGGTCTTCTTCTTTAAGAAGATCTTCCTGAATAAGCTGGATAACGGAACGGGAATCACACCCTTTCAGCACAAGACCAACTTTCTTGCCACCGCGCATTTCACGCAGGTAGGAAGAAGGGTTCACTACGCAGAATTCGTTAACTACCAGCTTATCAATATCAGCTTCGGAGCGGATAAAGAGAGGGCGAGTGTGCAATGCATCAAAGCCCTCCTGCCAACCGATAACTACATCCAGCTCAGGCAATGCCTGACGGATTTGTTCTTTAAGTTCTGCAAGAGCCTGCATTACGCTTTCTCCTTATGGCACGGGCACTGCTCACCAAGGGAAACAGCAGCCGCGATTTCTTTCAGACACTCTTCGTCATAGCCGGTGCCGCCAGAAATTTTCGGAGCGGGACCGAGATCGCGAATGCGTTCTGTAAAGGAGGTTACAACATCCTGCCAGCGCTGACCTTCGGATGCAGAAACCCATGTGTAATGGAAGCGTTCCGGATCAATACCGGTAACGGACAGGAACTGCTTGAGCATTTCAAAACGGCGACGTGCGTAGAAGTTACCTTCTGCGTAGTGACAGTCACGAGGGTGACAGCCGGATACGAGAACGCCATCTGCACCGCTAAGAAGTGCGCGTGCAATGAACAGCGGGTCGATACGACCAGAACAAGGTACGCGGATTACGCGCAAATCTGTAGGCTGTTCAAAACGTGCAACACCAGCGGTATCTGCACCACCGTAGGAGCACCAGTTACACAGAAAACCAACAATACGAAGATCGTGACCTTCTGTTAAAAGTCCAGTTGAGCCTGACATAAGGCGTTAACCTCCGCGAGAATCTGGTTGTCTGTAAAGTGCTGTAGCTGGATAGCACCCTGAGGACAGGTAACGGTACAAATACCGCAACCCTGACATACTGTTTCAATAACTTCAGCTTTTACGTTACCTGCACGGTCAGTCACTTCTTTAATAGCGCCGAACGGACAAGTAGTAGCACACTTCAGGCAGCCTACGCAGCGAGATGCATTAACGCTGGAAACCTGAGGGTCACTTTCAAGCTTATCTTTAGAGAACAGGGTCATTACCTTAGCTGCTGCTGCACTACCCTGACCAACGGAAGTAGGAATATCTCTAGGACCTACACAAGAACCTGCAAGGTACACACCGGCGGTGTTTGTTTCTACAGGTTTAAGTTTAGGGTGAGCTTCCATGAAGAATCCGTAGGAGTCGTAGGAAATACGCATTTTTTCAGCAAGTGCAGGTGCGTTTTTAGCACTTTCCGCACCAACAGCCAGAACTACGAGATCTGCTTCCACTTCTACCTGAGTGCCAGCGAGAGTATCCGCACCACGTACGATGTACTTGTCGCCTTTAGGGTAGATCATGGACACGCGACCACGAAGGTACTGCACGCCGTACTGTTCCTGTGCTCTACGGGTAAATTCGTCATACCCTTTACCAGGGGAACGAATGTCCATGTAGAAAACGTAGGAATCAGAATCAGGGATATGGTCTTTAGTAAGAATTGCCTGTTTTGCTGTGTACATGCAGCAGAAACCGGAGCAGTATGGACGACCAACGGCAGGATCACGAGAACCTACACACTGTACGAACACAACTTTTTTCGGCTCTTTACCGTCAGAAGGACGTACAATATGACCGCCGGTAGGACCGGATGCGTTCATAAGACGTTCGTACTGAAGGGAAGTGATAACGTCCGGGTACTGACCTGCACCGTACTGTTTGTACACAGAGTGGTCGAACATATCGTAACCGGTCGCTGCGATGACTGCGCCGACTCTTTCGGTCAGCACTTCATCCTTCTGTTCAAAGTCAATGCACTTGGTAGGACAAATTTTAGCGCAAACGCCACATTTGCCTTTCTTGAGCATTAAGCAGCCTTTCGGATTGATAGCAGCTTTCTTTGGAATAGCCTGCGGGAACGGAATGTTGATGGCTGTACATTTGGAAATGCCTTCGTTGAATTCATCAACGTTTTTCTTACTTGGGCATTTTTCCATACATGCACCACAACCGGTACAGTTATCCCAGTTTACGTATGTAGCTTTTTTGCGCACCTGCACTTCAAAGTTACCAACGTAGCCGTCAATTTTCTCAACCTCAGACATTGCATACAGCGTGATATTTTCATGCTGTGCTACGTCTACCATTTTAGGGCCGAGAATACAGGAGGAACAGTCAACGGTCGGGAATGTTTTGTCGATTTTTGCCATTTTGCCGCCGATGGACTGCTCACGCTCAACCATCACGACCTCGTAGCCAGCATCTGCACAATCAAGGGCAGCCTGAATACCGGCAACACCACCACCGATAACAAGAACGCGTTTGTTTACATCGAACTTGTTAGCGTACAGTGGAAGGTTGTTACGCAGCTTGGCAACAGCAATTTCAACAAGTTCAAACGCTTTTACTGTGTTGCGTTCCTTGTTTTTACCAATCCAGGAAACATGTTCGCGGATGTTTGCCATTTCGAGCATGTATTTGTTGAGACCTGCACGCTCAAGAGCACGGCGGAAAGTAGGCTCGTGCATACGTGGTGAACAGGAAGCAACAACAACACCATCAAGGTTGTGCTCTTTAATAGCTTCAATAATTTCATTCTGTCCCGGCTCGGAACAGGTGTACATAGTGTCTGTTGTAAACACTACGTCCTGTAACATCTTTGCTTGCTCCGCTACAGCCGGACAGTCAACAGTAGCCGCGATGTTACTGCCGCAATGGCAGACAAATACGCCTATACGCATACTCTCTCCTTGC is a window of Halodesulfovibrio sp. DNA encoding:
- a CDS encoding 4Fe-4S dicluster domain-containing protein, with amino-acid sequence MACKFISNEDTTKWIEALAKDHVVFVPVEDGGSVTFRPFAEGRKPVLDRMPVRSSKEAVFPQTETLLTYKYDKDPENQDGTSVRIKETLPRERAVVFGARPCGTRGMSVFDRVFDNDRIRDPYYATRRENTLHVTIACTKVESTCFCHEVGSGPADTDCSDVLLTPVQGGYTAEAVNDRGAKMLEASFFADGGDKCAEAEAVKKATRELLGEAHDFSDAPEKLLAAFDDAEFWEEQAAGCISCGACTYLCPTCYCFNITDEPTGTTGKRVRSWDTCMSFQYTLEGSGHNPRSIKANRLKNRVNHKFAYIPNTYDKHIGCCGCGRCIKSCPASVDIRAIVKAAQTRGAEKESK
- a CDS encoding FAD/NAD(P)-binding protein, whose product is MKANPILPDMATVLEVVEETSNIKTFRVRFDDENVMKKFTFEPGQVGQLSVFGSGESTFVINSSPTRMDYLQFSVMLVGEVTSRIHQLKAGDSVGVRAPLGNAFPTEEMKGQDVTFIGGGIGMAPLRTLLVYMLDNRDDYGKITLLYGARSPQDLSYKYDIEEWLGRDDIDVVLTVDNPDEEWGKNPWEKTGLIPNVLKEIGPDNSGYAVTCGPPIMIKFTLMALNELGFKDDKIITTLEKRMKCGVGLCGRCNIGDKYVCVDGPVFKYSELQELPNEL
- a CDS encoding hydrogenase iron-sulfur subunit; the encoded protein is MSGSTGLLTEGHDLRIVGFLCNWCSYGGADTAGVARFEQPTDLRVIRVPCSGRIDPLFIARALLSGADGVLVSGCHPRDCHYAEGNFYARRRFEMLKQFLSVTGIDPERFHYTWVSASEGQRWQDVVTSFTERIRDLGPAPKISGGTGYDEECLKEIAAAVSLGEQCPCHKEKA
- a CDS encoding CoB--CoM heterodisulfide reductase iron-sulfur subunit A family protein, with translation MRIGVFVCHCGSNIAATVDCPAVAEQAKMLQDVVFTTDTMYTCSEPGQNEIIEAIKEHNLDGVVVASCSPRMHEPTFRRALERAGLNKYMLEMANIREHVSWIGKNKERNTVKAFELVEIAVAKLRNNLPLYANKFDVNKRVLVIGGGVAGIQAALDCADAGYEVVMVEREQSIGGKMAKIDKTFPTVDCSSCILGPKMVDVAQHENITLYAMSEVEKIDGYVGNFEVQVRKKATYVNWDNCTGCGACMEKCPSKKNVDEFNEGISKCTAINIPFPQAIPKKAAINPKGCLMLKKGKCGVCAKICPTKCIDFEQKDEVLTERVGAVIAATGYDMFDHSVYKQYGAGQYPDVITSLQYERLMNASGPTGGHIVRPSDGKEPKKVVFVQCVGSRDPAVGRPYCSGFCCMYTAKQAILTKDHIPDSDSYVFYMDIRSPGKGYDEFTRRAQEQYGVQYLRGRVSMIYPKGDKYIVRGADTLAGTQVEVEADLVVLAVGAESAKNAPALAEKMRISYDSYGFFMEAHPKLKPVETNTAGVYLAGSCVGPRDIPTSVGQGSAAAAKVMTLFSKDKLESDPQVSSVNASRCVGCLKCATTCPFGAIKEVTDRAGNVKAEVIETVCQGCGICTVTCPQGAIQLQHFTDNQILAEVNALCQAQLDF
- a CDS encoding 4Fe-4S dicluster domain-containing protein codes for the protein MQALAELKEQIRQALPELDVVIGWQEGFDALHTRPLFIRSEADIDKLVVNEFCVVNPSSYLREMRGGKKVGLVLKGCDSRSVIQLIQEDLLKEEDLTIFGFGCSGVLNHAKLQARFGNIGFIESIENDGSTVSLVVEGKKETVPFVEVCADKCLTCSYPNTLQCTHFAGEKSDKQPESEQDKALEEFEKLSLEERFAFWQDQMRRCIRCYACRNACPMCVCKDHCLANSREPKWLSEDVDVQNNLMFQMIHVMHLTGRCVECGECERACPMDIPIMLLRRKMAGIVRDVFAYNAGTNAEDTPPLMQFKVEEPTIEERH